The Stutzerimonas stutzeri DNA window AACAACATCGCCCTCTCTGTAGACCGTGAAGGCCATGTCCAAGCCATTCGGTGCGAAGGCTGCACGGACGATGAAGGCAGCGTGGAAGAACATTTTTCGCGCCAGCTCGAATTTCGGCAGCCAGACGGTCAGACCATTGACCTCGAACACAAAGCATCGCTGTCCAGATATCTCAGGATTTGCAGCAAGCCTTCTGGCCAGACGTGGGCACTCACCCAACTGCCGTTCCCGCCAGGTATCTATTGCAGGAAGCACCACCGTCTTCTTGAAACCACTGGGACGATAAGGAGCCCCTTCTTCGCCAAGAAACTCGCGACCAACGGCCAAGACACACGACATCTCCTGTGCGAACCGCTGCAACTGCAACTTACCGTTACGCTCAAAGAGAGCCGCCAAGCGCCACTCGGCCGCCGAAGTCGGGGCCCTGAAAAAATTTCCAACGGCCAGCAACCTGGATCCGTTCGGGATCTGACGAAATACTGTCCTATTCAATCCAACTTCCTACCAATCGAATGAATTCAGTGGTCAGAGGTGCCATCTTGCTCTTTTCTAACCCACAACGCTTTTCCAGCTCCCAGCGCCTGGACGTTATGCCAGTCTGTACATCCTCCAGCATTGCTGCAGTCAGGCGACGGATCTGATATTCCCCGACAGACTCGGCATAGCGATCCAGGAAAGTGCGGCACAGGGGCAGTTGAGCGAGATGATGCTCGACTGATGCCCGATGGGGTAGCTGCTGCAGGAACCAGTTGCGACTCCTGCGCGGAAGGCTCCGGTCTTCTTCGCTGTCTCTGCCAATTCGGATCAGCAGGCGTACCAGCTTTCTGTCCCGCGCTTGCCAGTCAACATGGCTGTTGTTGCCCTGTCGGCGCGGTCTGGCCTGATTCTCAGCCATCAGCCAGCTTCGGTCATGACGATAGAGCCAGGCGTAACATGCCTCTCCTCCGTTTTGCCTGGCTGCCTTGGCGCCACCGTGGTTATCCAGTGCTTGCAGCCAAACGGCTCGGTATTGCTGCTTTTGCTCAAATTCAGCGGGGAGCAGCTGCACTGACCGGTCGGAGGCAGGGTCGACCTGGCGAATCTTCGCCTCGCTGATCAGCTCGCCAGCATGCTGGCCAGGGCGCAGGCTGGTCCAGACGATCAGATGCTGCAGCGCACTGAATCCCTTGCGATGCTTCCTGAATATCGCCAACAGCCAGGGCGGAGGCTCTCCGGATGTCAGCAGACCGTTCGCAGCAAGCCAATCCCTGCGATGGGATGCCAGAATCTTCTCCCAGATGACTTCAGCCCTGATCTGACGGCCGCGTCTGGCGCCGCACTCTGTTGCCAGGTGCCGGTACAGGTTGGTCCAGCGTCCGTAGCCAGGCGATTGCACCTCTTCGAGCGCCAGCAGCTGCATAGCAGCCTTGGCGAGCCTGATAGCCTCCTCGCCCGCAGGACTCACGTGAAGATCAGGTGGAAGAAACAGTGGGGAGGCTGGATGAAACTCGTGCCGCTGCGCTCGACGGAACGGGATAGGTGAGTTCAGGAGCTGACAGCCATGCTCGGGACAGGCATCTATCCCTTGAATCTGCCAGCTACGCCGCCAGTAGGGTTCACCGTAGCGCGCAGCCATATCTTCAAAGCAGATCGGGCAGTAACGCAGCCAATCGGGCCACTTGACCAAGGCCGTCGAGGCCCCAGACAGACCAATCGTCGGCCGGTCGGGAGCAAGCATGGCCTGAAAAAGATCGGTACGGCGCTCCGGCGGAATGAAAGGGGCATAGAGCGGGAACAGCGTGTGATTCAGGATCATGCCTTCCGCATCCAAGCCCGTGTTGTTCGCCAACGCAGTCAGGTGTGTAGGCAGATCGGTAATCGCGGCAACCTTGCTGTCACCGAAAAGCATGTGCAGCAAGGTCTTGTGGTTGCCTATCCCCAGATGTACCCGGCACCGGGCAATACCGCTGTAAAGCAGTTCGTCCGGGTAGAGCCTGGGGAAGTACATTTCAGCTCGCTCTCAGCAGAGGCCGCAGATCGAGGATCAAGCCGGCCTGCTTGAATCTGTCATAGGCCTCGCTTTCAGGCCCATCGGCATAACGTCGGCGCAGATCCTCCTCGGATAGGCACCCCCACTCCGTCCGCTTAACTCTGGAAATGCCGGGCCTCTTGGGAGCGTCCTGCGCGAGGTAGGCCGTGGCCTTGTGAATCAGGGCCGCCAGCGGGATGTCCGGATTCTCCGCCAACAATTCATCGGCCATGGGAATGGCGATGTCCCTCGGGATTTCCATACCTTCGAGCAGGGCGGCCAGCCGCTTTGCCTTGTCATCTGCCGGAGGGGCCGGCGGTTTAGGTTGGGGGACGCTATCCAGAGAGCGAGTCAGGGCCAGCAACCGTCCCTCGATCTCTGGCATCAGCAGGTCGTCATATTTGGCGATCAGCTCGGGCCTACCGCTCCGCAAGGCCGCTAGCATCGGATGGACCGGTTTGAACTCGTCCTCGAAAACCCTGCGCAGCAACAGCGGCTTGATGCACTCGACACCTGTCACTATCGCCCGGATCTGCGCCAGCGCGAACAGCTTGATGATGATGTCCATGACCCCTTGGGTGAGGTCGTACATCGTAGCCTCCAGTTCATCATCCAGCGGCGCCGCATTTCGCAGCCACTGATACTTCCAGAGCCGCTTCAACAGACGCTTCCAATGCTCGTCCCGAGGCAACCTATCCCAGCGGATGCTGCCCAACCCGGAGACCCGCCGAGCAGCCCGGAACGTGCGCTGGAAGAACTTGCTGGCCCGGTGGGTGCCGACCTGAATGATCGGAACACCGATGGTGTTCACCAGCGACACGAAGAAATTGTGCATTTTTTCGGCACCACCGGAGCGTGCCTCGTTGAGGTTCTGAACCTCGTCGATGATCAGCACTCCGAGCGCGTGCAGATTGGCTACCTGGCACATGGATGCCAGCAGACGTTTGGTACCCAGCTTCTTGCGTCCGTGGCTACGGCTGTAGTAGGTACCCAGGATCTTGTCTACTTCGTTGAAGAAGCTCAGGCACAGCTCATCCAAGTCACCGTCAATTGGGCAGTCGACCTTCAGATAGACCAGTTGAGTGATGTTGTAATCAGGGTGATGGAGGGCTTGGGGGTACATGCCCAGAATCCGCTCCAGCGTGCGCGTCTTGCCGCAACCGGAGCAGCCGAACAGCGACAGGCTGTTGGCCGTAGAGGAGACACTCTGGTACACCGCCGCATCCAGATCCTCCTCCTCGACACGGCGATAGCCATTCTGCAGGTGCGCATACCAGGCACCACTGGCCGGATTCCGACCGATGTACCCTTGACGGATCATCAGGCTGATCTTGCTCTCCAGCTCCAAGTGATGGCTCAGCGGCTGGAAGAAGCCGTGCAACAGGCGGGCAATTGCATGTGCCCTGAGCCGACCATCCAGAAGCGCCTCCTGCGGCTCGAAACCGGGAAGCTGCTGCAATAGACCGACCACCTCCTGCAGATCAGGAATCGGAGGCAATGCGCTGATGAGCGGATTGTCCTGATACTCAGGAAGCTGCTGCTCCTGGTAACGCGCCAGGGGAATGACTCCGCGCTGGAATTCTTCAGTCATCCTCTTCCTCCTTGAATATCAGGTCACTGAGATCTGGGAAGGCATAATCTTCCTGCTTCTCGCCCCGCAGTGGGATCACCTCGGCTGGCTTTTTCTGCTGTGATTTCTCCAGTTTGAATGCTGTTTTCTGGCGTTCCTGGCGCTTTTCCTGCTGCTTGTTCTCGCGGATCTGGGTTCCCAGATCCTTCGTGGTCATACCCGTTTTGACCGGACTGGCATCCTCTGCCTGGGCAACGATGGACTCGATCTGCTTCAGAAGACTGCCTCTCTCTACCAAAGCTTCAGCCGCCGCGTTGGTATCGCTACGCCGTTCCTCTCTGGACAGCAGCCAGACATCCCAGAAGGTCATCCCCCTGAAGCGTCGACTACGGTCGGCCAGATCGCAAACCCAGTAGTCCTTGAGACTATTGGACGGCCGCAGGTAGATATGGTCGGCGCTACGCGGATCGTATGCGACCGTTACCCCTGTCGGCCGGCGCCCCTGGCCTCGGTGAAACCAACCTTCCCTGATTGCTTCCTGGCAGGTGTAGAAGCAGCCGAACAGCCTGATTCCCAGCTCCGAAACCGTGGCCGACTCATGGGGCAAAAGATTGATCCGCACCAGCTCCTCGGGCGCAGTACGTAACCGGCCGGTCAGGTTGGCCAAGCCCCAGTTCCACAGCATGACCGGGATGGCTGGCAGATCGCCCGGCATACCAGAGGTCCTGTCGTATTTGCTCAAGGTGTGGAAGTTGTTGTGGTAGAGGATGCCGGCGATGATGATCTTCGTGAATTCAGGCAAGGTCAGACTGGCATCAAGCCTGTAGTCGTGGCCACCCCGCTTCCGGCTGGTATTGTCCTCGACCACAC harbors:
- a CDS encoding TnsD family Tn7-like transposition protein; translation: MYFPRLYPDELLYSGIARCRVHLGIGNHKTLLHMLFGDSKVAAITDLPTHLTALANNTGLDAEGMILNHTLFPLYAPFIPPERRTDLFQAMLAPDRPTIGLSGASTALVKWPDWLRYCPICFEDMAARYGEPYWRRSWQIQGIDACPEHGCQLLNSPIPFRRAQRHEFHPASPLFLPPDLHVSPAGEEAIRLAKAAMQLLALEEVQSPGYGRWTNLYRHLATECGARRGRQIRAEVIWEKILASHRRDWLAANGLLTSGEPPPWLLAIFRKHRKGFSALQHLIVWTSLRPGQHAGELISEAKIRQVDPASDRSVQLLPAEFEQKQQYRAVWLQALDNHGGAKAARQNGGEACYAWLYRHDRSWLMAENQARPRRQGNNSHVDWQARDRKLVRLLIRIGRDSEEDRSLPRRSRNWFLQQLPHRASVEHHLAQLPLCRTFLDRYAESVGEYQIRRLTAAMLEDVQTGITSRRWELEKRCGLEKSKMAPLTTEFIRLVGSWIE
- a CDS encoding ATP-binding protein: MTEEFQRGVIPLARYQEQQLPEYQDNPLISALPPIPDLQEVVGLLQQLPGFEPQEALLDGRLRAHAIARLLHGFFQPLSHHLELESKISLMIRQGYIGRNPASGAWYAHLQNGYRRVEEEDLDAAVYQSVSSTANSLSLFGCSGCGKTRTLERILGMYPQALHHPDYNITQLVYLKVDCPIDGDLDELCLSFFNEVDKILGTYYSRSHGRKKLGTKRLLASMCQVANLHALGVLIIDEVQNLNEARSGGAEKMHNFFVSLVNTIGVPIIQVGTHRASKFFQRTFRAARRVSGLGSIRWDRLPRDEHWKRLLKRLWKYQWLRNAAPLDDELEATMYDLTQGVMDIIIKLFALAQIRAIVTGVECIKPLLLRRVFEDEFKPVHPMLAALRSGRPELIAKYDDLLMPEIEGRLLALTRSLDSVPQPKPPAPPADDKAKRLAALLEGMEIPRDIAIPMADELLAENPDIPLAALIHKATAYLAQDAPKRPGISRVKRTEWGCLSEEDLRRRYADGPESEAYDRFKQAGLILDLRPLLRAS